The candidate division WOR-3 bacterium genome has a window encoding:
- a CDS encoding T9SS type A sorting domain-containing protein, with protein sequence MGIRTAAAGLLFFVISLGVLRSESFFVDWEVPEIAIEEVSTSTGVFSEIKYGAEMSCFGETGAPILPSKSFIFIVPPIGSYSFDVTLSGSRAYKLENPVLPFPRWQGEELSFIPEEKHYKSVYPGVSYTESRPFRMGYWKLVRIEVYPASLSGNNLVVAEKIKIKANFSDYSSSNPPSESWKRIISFMTANPSYLEKFSIAENTSMRMFSSRPYYRVSVIEEGLYEVTGSDLQSAGANLDAIDPSTISVLCGKVEALSWFTTDTIYDSFPYELPIIVEDGGDDRFDEQDRIIFYNSSLAGYDKNSFPYSVLSYHSPWSDTAVYWIAWGQGDGRRIVNENSLPLTGSNIQTSFIDTVHIETDSLNPSQSGLRFIHREIARNTGDEYAGFSISYDVHGVAGAAELRLQNFSEAVDSVNAHQLRVVLNGNQIGTDEWWGSEYSSSPRVSVFNCDGILREGSNTQEVQLYRVHPNTNDFLMYDLTDVIYQRKYTAHDGTLVFGVNPGVSDTVLGFNVKGVNQGNFYLWNIDDPYNPTGIIGCAFSGDTVKFAWRGDSSSRFVVSNNIKRPVNIRYADPNSLKMISGADYIIIAPDNFMNAAEKLASHRRVHFPGGITPQVITVSIQEVYDNFGYGMSDPTAIRNYLKWASEHYNPVPSYVLFMGSGTYDYRNIENRSPFRGVFPAHEEGGTVAYFSMQDFNPCFDDWFVDFDGNRFPDMCVGRITALTNVDISQNIEKIIRYENSSSFGTWKSRVLFLADDEYASRVSQSYNEYIHNYQTESISSFLSNDYQQVKVYLMNYLGTNQVAGPPYNYDPGEKPVGAQDLKSEINKGAFMLLFMGHGNLTVLTHEAVFRNPSDVDALENEIRQPICYFGSCGVGAFDRTTYSSMADGIQVKPDRGAIFSWGASRATYPSDNYPLAVNLMTYTTDNHLSPGEVTLVVKNIIHANSWHYLSFGDPALIPFKDTLGITLGLERDRELSSLSQRNISTNSVEHSIAASFTLAPVDTVDGRVNYTLTGSIGDPSFGDGWASVIVMPPQRPDSHDYMHRAVPLPGDFTYYYSDQFIPGLPIYEVMTTVKDNVFTASFTTPEKMLRSGDQTGMRKFMVYAYAWNSSREARGNLQLPCSGIDEMPSGDTSAPKVSILVKGRILSDSGETVQNPLEVEFVFEDVNGINLTPLPENVLFFRIDNEALDTLAGRLFKYDVSSSERGRIKKTYDFGNESGEHELTVGVSDNLGNRGVYTWTFNVESSSVPDITNIMNFPNPMETSTHFTFILTSGYADVKIEIYTISGKLIKVVEAGEVTSGFNSVFWDGFDSEGDRPSNGVYLYRIVADTRSSQTQGSEREVSRIGKLFIAR encoded by the coding sequence ATGGGAATTAGAACCGCCGCCGCAGGACTTTTATTTTTTGTGATTTCTCTCGGAGTTCTCAGATCCGAAAGTTTTTTTGTGGACTGGGAGGTGCCCGAAATAGCCATTGAGGAAGTTTCTACTTCAACTGGAGTCTTTTCCGAAATAAAATACGGAGCTGAAATGTCCTGCTTTGGAGAAACCGGAGCTCCGATTCTTCCTTCGAAATCATTTATTTTTATTGTACCTCCGATAGGTTCCTACTCTTTCGACGTCACATTATCAGGATCGAGGGCTTATAAACTCGAAAATCCGGTTCTTCCCTTCCCTCGTTGGCAGGGCGAAGAGCTCTCGTTTATTCCCGAAGAAAAGCATTATAAGAGCGTTTATCCGGGCGTTTCTTACACGGAATCAAGACCTTTCAGGATGGGTTATTGGAAGCTTGTCCGTATAGAGGTCTATCCCGCTTCTCTTTCCGGCAACAATCTCGTGGTAGCGGAAAAGATAAAAATCAAAGCGAATTTTTCTGATTACAGTTCCTCGAATCCGCCCTCTGAGTCTTGGAAGAGAATAATTTCTTTTATGACGGCAAATCCTTCTTATTTGGAAAAATTTTCAATCGCTGAAAATACCAGTATGCGGATGTTTTCAAGCAGACCTTACTATAGGGTCTCCGTCATTGAAGAAGGACTTTATGAAGTGACAGGTTCGGACCTGCAGTCTGCGGGTGCGAATTTGGACGCCATAGACCCCTCCACGATATCTGTTCTCTGCGGAAAAGTAGAGGCTTTGAGTTGGTTTACCACGGACACCATATACGACAGTTTTCCCTATGAACTGCCGATTATTGTAGAAGACGGAGGAGACGACAGGTTTGACGAACAAGACAGAATTATTTTCTACAATTCTTCCCTGGCCGGTTACGATAAAAATTCGTTTCCTTACAGCGTTTTGTCCTACCACAGCCCCTGGTCTGACACGGCGGTCTATTGGATAGCATGGGGACAAGGTGATGGCAGACGAATTGTCAACGAAAATTCTCTGCCATTGACAGGGTCGAACATACAGACATCGTTTATCGACACTGTTCACATTGAGACCGACAGCCTAAACCCTTCTCAATCAGGGCTGAGGTTTATCCACAGGGAGATAGCGAGAAACACCGGCGATGAATACGCCGGTTTTTCAATCAGCTATGATGTCCACGGTGTAGCCGGAGCGGCAGAACTGCGTCTTCAAAATTTTTCAGAAGCTGTGGATTCGGTCAACGCCCATCAACTCAGGGTTGTATTAAACGGCAACCAGATCGGAACCGACGAGTGGTGGGGTAGTGAATACTCGTCATCCCCCAGAGTTTCGGTTTTCAATTGTGACGGAATTCTAAGAGAGGGATCAAACACTCAGGAAGTTCAGCTATACAGAGTTCATCCGAACACGAACGATTTTTTGATGTACGACCTCACCGACGTCATCTACCAGAGGAAATACACCGCCCACGACGGCACACTCGTCTTTGGCGTCAACCCCGGAGTCAGTGACACTGTTCTCGGATTCAACGTCAAAGGCGTAAACCAGGGCAATTTCTACCTTTGGAACATTGACGACCCTTACAACCCAACGGGAATAATTGGATGCGCCTTTTCAGGCGACACCGTAAAATTCGCCTGGAGAGGAGATTCATCTTCGAGGTTTGTCGTTTCAAACAACATAAAAAGACCGGTGAATATAAGATACGCGGACCCGAACAGCCTCAAGATGATTTCGGGAGCAGATTACATTATAATAGCGCCTGATAATTTCATGAACGCCGCGGAAAAACTTGCTTCTCACAGAAGAGTTCATTTTCCCGGAGGAATAACACCTCAAGTGATAACAGTAAGCATTCAGGAGGTTTATGACAATTTCGGCTACGGGATGTCAGACCCGACAGCTATTAGAAACTACCTCAAGTGGGCTTCGGAGCACTACAACCCTGTTCCGAGCTATGTCCTTTTTATGGGGTCTGGGACTTACGACTACAGAAACATAGAGAACAGGTCACCTTTCAGGGGGGTATTTCCAGCTCATGAGGAAGGTGGAACCGTCGCGTATTTTTCAATGCAGGACTTCAACCCATGTTTTGACGACTGGTTTGTCGATTTCGACGGGAACCGTTTTCCTGACATGTGCGTCGGAAGAATAACCGCTTTGACCAACGTCGACATAAGTCAAAATATCGAAAAAATAATAAGGTATGAAAATTCTTCTTCTTTCGGAACCTGGAAGAGCAGGGTTCTTTTTCTTGCAGACGACGAATATGCATCGAGAGTATCGCAGTCATACAATGAATACATACACAACTACCAGACTGAAAGCATTTCGAGCTTTCTCTCAAATGACTACCAGCAGGTCAAAGTTTATTTGATGAACTATTTGGGCACCAACCAAGTCGCTGGACCGCCCTACAATTATGACCCGGGAGAAAAACCTGTCGGAGCGCAGGACCTAAAAAGTGAAATCAACAAAGGAGCTTTCATGCTCCTTTTCATGGGACATGGCAACCTGACAGTTCTCACCCACGAGGCGGTTTTCAGAAATCCATCGGACGTCGACGCCCTTGAGAACGAGATAAGACAACCCATCTGCTATTTCGGCTCCTGCGGAGTTGGAGCTTTCGACAGGACCACTTACAGCTCGATGGCTGACGGAATACAGGTCAAACCCGACCGGGGGGCGATATTCTCCTGGGGCGCTTCAAGGGCTACTTATCCCTCAGACAACTATCCTCTCGCGGTCAATCTGATGACATACACAACAGACAACCACTTGTCACCCGGAGAAGTGACTTTGGTTGTGAAAAATATAATCCACGCGAACAGTTGGCATTACTTGTCATTCGGAGATCCAGCACTCATACCATTCAAAGATACACTGGGAATAACGCTGGGTTTAGAAAGAGACAGAGAATTGTCTTCGCTTTCGCAAAGAAATATATCAACCAATTCAGTGGAACATTCTATTGCGGCCTCTTTCACTTTGGCGCCCGTTGACACTGTCGACGGAAGGGTTAATTACACGCTGACCGGAAGCATAGGCGATCCTTCATTCGGAGACGGATGGGCTTCGGTCATTGTCATGCCCCCTCAGAGACCGGACAGCCACGACTACATGCACAGAGCGGTGCCCCTGCCTGGAGACTTCACGTACTATTATTCAGACCAGTTCATCCCGGGACTCCCAATTTACGAAGTGATGACGACGGTAAAAGACAACGTTTTCACCGCTTCATTTACAACCCCGGAAAAAATGCTTCGATCCGGCGATCAAACCGGCATGAGGAAATTCATGGTCTACGCCTACGCTTGGAATTCTTCGAGAGAGGCGAGGGGAAACCTCCAACTTCCCTGCTCTGGAATTGACGAGATGCCTTCTGGCGACACGTCGGCTCCGAAAGTTTCTATTCTCGTAAAAGGCAGAATACTCTCGGATTCAGGAGAAACCGTCCAGAACCCGCTTGAAGTTGAATTCGTCTTCGAAGACGTCAACGGAATTAATCTTACGCCGCTTCCAGAAAACGTGCTGTTTTTCCGAATAGACAACGAAGCTTTGGACACTTTGGCGGGAAGACTTTTCAAATACGACGTATCGAGCAGTGAAAGAGGCAGGATAAAGAAAACTTACGATTTTGGAAATGAATCCGGAGAACACGAGCTGACAGTGGGAGTTTCAGACAATTTGGGCAACAGGGGAGTATATACTTGGACTTTCAACGTTGAATCCTCTTCTGTTCCAGACATAACCAACATAATGAATTTTCCAAACCCTATGGAGACTTCCACCCATTTCACTTTTATTCTCACTTCTGGATACGCCGATGTGAAAATTGAAATTTACACTATTTCCGGTAAATTGATAAAAGTCGTTGAAGCCGGGGAGGTGACAAGCGGCTTCAACAGCGTTTTTTGGGATGGTTTTGATTCAGAGGGAGACAGACCCTCCAACGGAGTCTACCTCTACAGGATTGTGGCTGACACAAGAAGCTCACAGACCCAGGGTTCCGAAAGGGAGGTATCAAGAATCGGCAAACTCTTCATAGCGAGATAA